AAATTCCCTTAAATGTTTCAATCAAAATAAGTGCGTTAAGATAACTTCTACGTTTGATCTTCCGATCTTCCGATTTCCGATTATATATGTATAGCACGATCATTCCTCATTTAACAATTCACATGGTTACAGGATTGGTTCGAAACAGCAAAGTGGAATATCTATACTTTTGTTTTGCACTAgaacaaaaaaagttttcctcCTATTTTCCAAAGAAGGCTTCTGTTCTGGAGAAAGAGCTCTTAATATTGTTGATTCCTATTATTTCCTCAGACAGGTCATCATATTAGTacggtatgttttttttttcctttattaaaattaattagGCACAGCTGTCCCATGGGGCAAATTTTGGCCAATCAATCATTATAGAATATACATAACATAAACTTAATAATAAAACAATTAGCTATGAGGAAACGATTACCCGCGGCTTACTCGGGGTTAGTTCCAAACACATTCACACACATACTTTCCAAACATTCAATAGTTTTCATTCTCGCATACGAAAGGATGGACAAGGGAAGGGGAACTAACTACCttatactaactaatactatgTGTTGGTCTAAAAAAGCGAAGCGAACAGTGTACCAAATTATAATTGAATTTTAGATTTCATGATGAATTCGTGTAAGAGCTTCATGGTTTGAATGTCCTTGTTTCCAAGAATATCTCGAATTGGTTGAACAGGAATTCCGTTCAGAATATTGGTTCGATATGCCCCGTAACGTTCGCACTCCCAGACGAGATGGTCAATGATGGCGTATCCCTTGCCGCAGTCGCAGAGATTCGAATCGGTGATGTTGATTCTGAAAAGATGACCGTTTTGAGTATAATGATTTGCCATTagacgactcatattttttatgaacatCCGTGAAGAAACGATCTGATCGAACCAAGGTTTTGTTTTAACGGAAGGAAGAATACTGTAGCAGTATCTACCAAGATCACTTGCAGACCACCCTTGCTGCCATGACTCGAGTGCCCTACTACGGAGAATCGGAAGAAAATCGTGTGACTGAATTTCTCTGAAGAAGATCTCGTTAGTATCACAACCGCACTTCGCCAATGTATCAGCCATCTCATTTCCGGCGATCCCAGAATGAGATGGAACCCATAAAAATAGTACAAAGTAGTTGCACGATAAGAGATATGAAACGGTATCTCTTATGTACACCACCAATCGATTTGTcttttttgatgtttttgtaTTCTTTATAGCGTTCAAAACACTAAAGCTGTCAGAACAAATAAGGTATTTACCAGGAGGGAGACCTTTAATGTAATCTACCACGAATAAAATCGCTGATAATTCCGCCGAGAATATTGAAAAGGGATCAATCAACCACCTACTAACCTCCAGTTCAGTGCCAAACACTCCAAAACCCGCACACTCATCCTTCAGGGAACCATCTGTGTAAAATACAGCGTCCGCAAAATATGTTGACAACTTTTCTTGGAACAAGCTCTTTACGGAAATTGAAGATCTTCCGCTAAGCATATTTCTTTGCAATGAAGTATCAACCGAGACACAAGATATCGTAGAGGAAAAATCATAATCAAAGTAACATTTCATCGATGCTTCAGTTGTAGGCAGGGTGAGACATTCTCGATATGAAATAAGAAACCTTGATTGTGGATTCCTGTCGAAAAGAAGATCCAAGCCAATCCTAACGTCACTGGAAGCAATATGACAACTGACAAGGTATCTACAGTTCAACTCGTTAAAACGATTTCTGAGGGGCAAAACGCCAGCTAAAACCTCAACACTTTTTGTATGAGTCGACGTCATCAAACCCAAGCAAATCCTTAGACACCTGAATTGAATGCGTTCAAGTTTGATAAAGTGCGAATTTGCGGTCATACTAAAAACGAAACAACCATATTCCATCACTGAACGAATAGTGGTCTTGTACAGTTTGATCATGTCAGCGGGCTGGGCTCCCCACCAAGAACTCGATATAGTTCGCAAAAAGTTGATCCTTCTCTGGCATTTTTGTACCAAAATTCTATATGGACTTTCCAAATGCATTTGGTGTCAAACCACACTCCGAGGTATTTGAAGCTGTTTGACTGAGAAATTAACTGTGTATAGAGAGTTAGCTGCAGAGATGAAGGTGGTCTTCTTCTAGCAAACATAACAACCTCAGTTTTGGCGACAGAGAATTCAAAGCCAATATTCGCAGCCCATTGCTCCAGATTATTCAAGGATGATTGCAAAGCACTTTCTATGAACATAGACTCCTTTCCACGGCACCATAAAGCACTATCATCGGCAAACTGTACCAGTGTACAGCCGATCGAAACACAACTATCGATATCCCTGACATAAATGTTATACAACAAAGGGCTGAGAGCACTTCATTATTTTTGACGATAGAAGGTGAAACATAAATAGGGCCAGTTGAACGGGAACTTCAATTTGACACAGTTTGTGGcacaaaatatcaatcaaaaccgAGTCGTAGGCTCCCTTAATGTCTAGGAACACAGAGACTAGCTCCTCCTTCGACTCGAAAGCATTCTGAATATCTGTCGCTAAAAGTATTTGACAGTCTCTCGTACTACGCGCCTGACGGAATCCGTACTGGGTTGCGGatagaagattattcttctccaccCAAAATTCTAGCCgatgtaaaatcattttttccaatagtTTCCGGACACACGACAATAGACCTATGGGGCGGTATGAATCAGCAAGTCCTGGTTCTTTTCCAGGTTTGGGAACGGCTACTACCTTCACCTCCTTTCACGAGTACGGAACAGTGAAACTTTGGAAAATCCAATTTTTAATGAGAGAAAACTTTATACCATCTGTACCAGGCGAAGAATTATTACTCTGGGTTAAAGCAAGGTTAATTTCGAACAAATCGAAGTCTTTAATCAGATCATTTTCGGTGGTAGATAATTCTCTGAACTCAGGAAATGCACAAGGGACAAACGACGGACAAGTCTTGTTAGTAAACTCCTGTATCGATTCTGCATCATAATTGTCAACGCACGACGGAGGAGGATAGTAATTACGCAGTTTACGAGCTGTGTTCCACAATGTACGCATGGCTGTCTCTCTTGTCAAAGAGTCTATgaagtttttccaataattacgCTTTTTCGATTTGAACAGTTTTTTGCTACTGGCCTCAAGCCGTTTATATTCCAGGAATAAATGCATCGCACCACGTTTTTTGAATTCTCTTAATGCCTTAGAACGTTTCTTTACTATATCAGAACACTCTTTGTGCCACCAAATTGTAGGAGACCTACTAACTGAAGAAGAGGCAGGGGCGGGTTTCGTTTGTGCACGATGAGCAGACTCAACCattaaattagaaatataaTTATGGAGGTCTGGTATGGCCACCTCGCAGCAGTCCGTGGCTCTGGAAATATGCGATGAATATTGTACCCAATCAATATTTTTGGTGATATCAAAAGGTACTGTAGCTTCAAATGAACCCCTTTCGGaaaatttgacatgaatcggTAGATGATCGCTTCCTGCTGAATCATCCAACACGGACCAGGAGCAATTCAGCGCAAAGCTTGAAGTACAAATTGAAAGATCAACTCGACTAAACCTAACCGGTGGGCAAGCCAAACGGGTTATGTCACCTGTGTTTAAAATGGAGAGATCAAACTCATCCAACAGATTGTATATTAAGTTTGCTCTACTATCATCGTAAGCTTCACCCCAAGCACAACCGTGGGAATTGAAGTCCCCGAGTAAAAACATCGGGCGAGGAAGTTGGTTGATCACATTTCTTAGAATCGGAAAACTCAATGGGCGTGacggaggaatatatatcgaagcaacagtaaTCCACTGGCCACAGACATCAATAGAGCACGCCACTGCTTCAATTGGACCCAAGTTCACCAACCGAACACGGTTGtatgaataattgtttttgatacCCAACAGAACCCCACCAGCCCGACTATCGCGATCGGCACGAATGATGTTAAACCTCGGAACAACAAAGTTCAACTCCTTGACCAGAAAAGTTTCGGATAATGCAAAACAATCAGCATCGACACAATTCAAAAAGTTTCTAAAGTTTGCCTGTTTCGGCAAAACGCTTCTCCAGTTCCACTGGAACAAGGAAAAATTCTTTCTCGGCCGACCGGAATTAGCCATCGATAGTCAAGAACAAACCAAGGAGGGGCCAAGAAACGATGATTTTCGCGAGAATGGTGTTCAAGAGAGGAGATAACTTCATCAGTGTATCTGTCCATACAGGATTTAATACAAAAATATCAGCAATTAGTTGAATCAGACCTGTGATGTTCAGTTTACCTGAAGTTTGATCTTTATTATTTCGTTCATACTGCTGTGAAAATCCATGAGGACGGGGAGCTTTCGTTGGTGAAATCATGGGTTTGGGAGTAGAGACCGTAGGGCTTAACGGGGGAAAGTCTACTATGTGAATGACAGGCGAGGACTACTTCGGTTTTTTGGCGTGTTTTGGCATGGAAACATTTTTTCGTTTTGGTGCCGCATTCTGACTACAATGTGGAACCTCTTCATCCAAGTCCGTAAGTTCTCTGAGGGAATCGTACGGATTGTCATCGTTGACAGCAGGGGCGACCTGCCGAAGCATCTCGGCGTAACTCAATTTTGACTTATGAATCACTCTGTcacaagcaaggaaggaaggtattgaattagagagactttaaactctgagagttcattcgtctctaaactGTCACGAGCAAATCATGCCCGTTCCTTATATAAGGGACAATTCTTTACATCAATATGAACACTAGTACGGTATGTTATTGGTATGCTTATGTTATGTTATTTTCATGGTATGCGTTTTTTGTTGTTATACTCATCTTGTTACAAATTATTCTAAATATTTTTTAGCGATATCGAGAAGTATACAAATACACGATGAATTGTATAATATTCATAGTGCATTGTATTGATCGATTAAAAAATTGCCACAAATATTATATGCGGTCCGTAATCTATCAACCATAAAAATGCCCAATTAAATAAACCATGTGCAAACAATGAATGTAAATTACCCTTCGATTGCAATACAACATGTTATACGAATGCAATAGCATTAGGAAACACAACGCAACTTATGGTGAGATGTTTCTAGCCAAACTTCCGTGCACAATGTTTGTGCTGCGCCTCACAGCGCGCCCCGTTGGCCTCGAACTCGTCTAACGTTGGAACGTTTCTCAAAACAGTATCCACGATGCTCTCCGATTCGGCTGCTTGCCTGTTGCTGTTTCTGCTCGCACCCAGCTGCTCCGTTACAACCTGCTGCATTTTCCATATAAAGGGTTTAATTTTGCACATAAGCAACCTGATGCAACCCGTGTCTTCGGGCGGAGCTTGTTCACGATCATTCAAATCCGATTCCAAATAGTCCGTGAGGTTTCTATCGTGTACCGACTGTAGCACGGTGTTGAGTGCTGCAGGCGGCTTGTTGAGTAACCAGTCCAGGGGGGATTCTGATTTCAGAATCGCAGACTCTTCAGCCGTTGGAGGACCATCCTTGGCGACATGGTCCAGTCCGGGCTGCTTCGCCGAAAAATCAGGACTATGCCATCCATTTGGCTATAACGCACAGTGATCGGAAAGCCCTCGAATCGGGGGAATTTAATAGCTCCTATGAAATGCTTTCTAGAAGCATGGTGTCTTCAGCAAAGTTGATCTTAGGTaagctgaccaaacgtaccgtttaaAATGAGACAGTACCGTATTTTCTGCTCTTTTTTCATTCAGCCATTTGTAACGTAGTGCACAggagaaaaatatttgtaatactGTCATTTCGTATTACTATTAGTtatctttcaaacatttattggccTTGTTGAATGAGATGATGTACCTGCCACTAAAGTTTCTGTTACTTTTGgtgattttattagaattcttTAACATAAGCAGTATTTTTGACTAGTGAGGTGCAAAGTGTTCTAAAAAATATAGAGACCTAAGTCCAAGACAACACCATATTGTTGACGCAGGACTGCGGAATTATTTTACTTGTTTATTACTTCGACTGCCGCTCTGCTTGTCCCATTTGCAGTTTGGTTGGGTGAATATCTGGACATCGTCATCCACGTCTTTTACGGAAACCAACCGAAGGTATGTGATTGCGAAACAAAGAGGCTTCAGTCGACATTTTAACATTCTCCGCTCAAAATCGGTTTTGGCATGGAAACATTTTTTCGTTTTGGTGCCGCATTCTGACTACAATGTGGAACCTCTTCATCCAAGTCCGTAAGTTCTCTGAGGGAATCGTACGGATTGTCATCGTTGACAGCAGGGGCGACCTGCCGAAGCATCTCGGCGTAACTCAATTTTGACTTATGAATCACTCTGTcacaagcaaggaaggaaggtattgaattagagagactttaaactctgagagttcattcgtctctaaactGTCACGAGCAAACCATGCCCGTTCCTTATATAAGGGACAATTCTTTACATCAATATGAACACTAGTACGGTATGTTATTGGTATGCTTATGTTATGTTATTTTCATGGTATGCGTTTTTTGTTGTTATACTCATCTTGTTACAAATTATTCTAAATATTTTTTAGCGATATCGAGAAGTATACAAATACACGATGAATTGTATAATATTCATAGTGCATTGTATTGATCGATTAAAAAATTGCCACAAATATTATATGCGGTCCGTAATCTATCAACCATAAAAATGCCCAATTAAATAAACCATGTGCAAACAATGAATGTAAATTACCCTTCGATTGCAATACAACATGTTATACGAATGCAATAGCATTAGGAAACACAACGTAACTTATGGTGAGATGTTTCTAGCCAAACTTCCGTGCACAATGTTTGTGCTGCGCCTCACAGCGCGCCCCGTTGGCCTCGAACTCGTCTAACGTTGGGACGTTTCTCAAAACAGTATCCACGATGCTCTCCGATTCGGCTGCTTGCCTGTTGCTGTTTCTGCTCGCACCCAGCTGCTCCGTTACAACCTGCTGCATTTTCCATATAAAGGGTTTAATTTTGCACATAAGCAACCTGATGCAACCCGTGTCTTCGGGCGGAGCTTGTTCACGATCGTTCAAATCCGATTCCAAATAGTCCGTGAGGTTTCTATCGTGTACCGACTGTAGCACGGTGTTGAGTGCTGCAGGCGGCTTGTTGAGTAACCAGTCCAGGGGGGATTCTGATTTCAGAATCGCAGACTCTTCAGCCGTTGGAGGACCATCCTTGGCGACATGGTCCAGTCCGGGCTGCTTCGCCGCTCCCCCTAAATTGGTCGCAATCTGAAATTTTAATATATATCACGTTCGCCGCAACCTGAGCAAATAATAATCTCGGACCTACCACATGCGCAACGAAGATTAGAACGTTCATAACCATCGCCCCCAATTTACTTCCATCTAGACCTATTAACTTCCACAGCATTAACATCAACGATTCCGCCGGTTGTTGTGACGTCCCGTTCACTTCCGGCTTCAAAAAGTCGCCCTGTCGCGAAAATCCTTTCGCTACCAGATCCGCCACATCCGATATTGTGTCGATGCCGAGAAACTTCCCCGCCATACGAACGCCCTGCCTAAGGTCCTGAATCAAATCTGCCACCACCGTATCAGGCCCGCAACCGCCAGCGGCCAGAAAAATCAGACCGACAATAGTTAGCATTAGCACCCTTACCCGCGCCATCACTGTAACTCGCTTTTAGCCTCCTCCTGGGGGGAAAGCACGTTTTGAAACTTGATCCACTCAAAGGCACACCAGCACTGGCAGCCGGTGGTGGCTTTACTGCTGGCGAACGCTCGCAAATCCGATACCGTCTGGCACTGCGAACCGTGCCTCCTCCGTGTTGGGTGGCAGCGGTGGCGGATAACAAAAGAAGTGCTAAAATCTCCGGAAAACCGTTTTAATGTTGGGTTGCCGCTAGGGGGATGAGAGAAAGAGACGAAACCATGCATTGGCACCAACAACGTGATGTTGACTGTCTGTCATGTCACCTGTGTCTAGCGAAAATCGCTCGCCCTCATGTGGAACCAAGCGAATGGATTGCGCGCCTCAAGCGTTGCAGAACTTTGTGCATGCTAAACGCGAAAGTGTGCTATGCGCTCTCGGGTTGAGATATTTTCTACTCAGAGCCGTTTTACatagttttttatttcttcttatgAACTATATTGTGTTACTCGATGTTTGAACTTTGAAGAAGCTGATATTGTCTGGAGCACATTTTTATGAGGACTCAAACCTGTTGCTTGCTCTTGTGAACTTCTTTCTAGAATTTTAGGACAGAGCTCCGCTACGCACTTCGACAATTCTTGGGTTACATAACTAGAAGTCGATACATTAAAATGTATCCCAAGTAacattaagaaaaatcaggactATGCCATCCATTTGGCTATAACGCACAGTGATCGGAAAGCCCTCGAATCGGGGGGAATTTAATAGCTCCTATGAAATGCTTTCTAGAAGCATGGTGTCTTCAGCAAAGTTGATCTTaggtaggctgaccaaacgtaccgtttaaAATGAGACAGTACCGTATTTTCTGCTCTTTTTTCATTCAGCCATTTGTAACGTAGTGCACAggagaaaaatatttgtaatactGTCATTTCGTATTACTATTAGTtatctttcaaacatttattggccTTGTTGAATGAGATGATGTACCTGCCACTAAAGTTTCTGTTTCTTTTGGTGATTTTATTAGACTTCTTTAACATAAGCAGTATTTTTGACTAGTGAGGTGCAAAgtgttctaaaaaaatatagagaCCTAAGTCCAAGACAACACCATATTGTTGACGCAGGACTGCGGAATTATTTTACTTGTTTATTACTTCGACTGCCGCTCTGCTTGTCCCATTTGCAGTTTGGTTGGGTGAATATCTGGACATCGTCATCCACGTCTTTTATGGAAACCAACCGAAGGTATGTGATTGCGAAACAAAGAGGCTTCAGTCGACATTTTAACATTCCCCGCTCAAAATCGGTCCCCTATGCCTAAAAAGGCGACCATGGTTGATCCGTGTGACTGCCACAGGAAGTACAACTCTAAGGGACAAAATTGGAAGGTGAAGGAGttgaaagcttctgaaaatgtGGAACGAGTAAAAGTTTCATCTGATCATTCACCGTAACGGTCTGTGTACAAATATATTGT
The Toxorhynchites rutilus septentrionalis strain SRP chromosome 2, ASM2978413v1, whole genome shotgun sequence genome window above contains:
- the LOC129764403 gene encoding uncharacterized protein LOC129764403 encodes the protein MARVRVLMLTIVGLIFLAAGGCGPDTVVADLIQDLRQGVRMAGKFLGIDTISDVADLVAKGFSRQGDFLKPEVNGTSQQPAESLMLMLWKLIGLDGSKLGAMVMNVLIFVAHVIATNLGGAAKQPGLDHVAKDGPPTAEESAILKSESPLDWLLNKPPAALNTVLQSVHDRNLTDYLESDLNDREQAPPEDTGCIRLLMCKIKPFIWKMQQVVTEQLGASRNSNRQAAESESIVDTVLRNVPTLDEFEANGARCEAQHKHCARKFG